GCGCCCAGCGAACGTTACTTGCCCGGCACCTACTATGACGTGCTGTTCGAGGACTGGACCTTCTATTGCCGCAGCGACAAGCTCGTGCCCATCTCCGATCCCGAAGCCGACGTGGGCACTTGGGAGGACGAGTTCATCAACGTCCCCGGAGGCTCGCCTCAGAGCACTTCGTCGCGCAGCTGCGGGAACACCTTCGAGACCTTCGCGAGCAGGTAGTCACCGTAGCGGCCGCTGAAGGCGTGCACGTTGGCGCGGTCCCAGCGCTCGGCGCTGTCATCGAGCGCCTCGGCGCCGGCGAGGCCTTCGATGCGCTGCACGCGCGCTTCGAAGTTCGGATCGAAGAACAGCGGAAACGACAGCCGGTCGCGCCCCGAAGTGTTGCGCTTCACGCGGTGCGGCGTCGATTTGTAGAGTCCGCCGGTCATGCGGTCGAGCATGTCGCCGATGTTGCAGACGAACGAGCCGGCGATGGGCGGCGCGTCGATCCAGCCGCCCGGTGTGTGTACCGCGAGGCCGCCGACATCGTCCTGGTGCAGGATGGTGAGCAGGCCGTAGTCGGTGTGCTCGCCGACACCCCATTGCACGTCCAGGCCCTCGGGCACGGGCTGCGAGGGGTAGTTGAAGAGGCGGAACAGGATCAGCGGATCAGCGGTGTAACGCTCGGCGAAATACATGGCCGGCAGGCCAAGGCTCAGCGCGATGCCCTCCATCAGCCGGTGGCCCAGCTGCGTCACCGCGGCCATGTAGCCGAGGATGGTCTCGCGGAAACCGGGCACGTCGGGGAAGAGGTTGGGGCCGTGCACCGGCGTCTTCGCCAGCACCTGCGGATGCGTGGCGGGCAGTTCGGTGCCGAGGTAGAGGCCTTCCTTCCAGTCGGGCCGGCCCGAGGTCAGCTCGCCGCCGAGCGGGAAGAAGCCGCGCCACGCGCGCCCGCCGAGCGCCATGCGCCACTGCATCTTGGTTTCTTCGGGCAGCTCGAAGAAGCGGTGGCTCAGGTCTTCGAGCCGCTGCACGAGCGCGGCATCGACACCGTGTCCCGTGGCATAGAAGAAGCCGTGCGCACGGCAGGCGGCGCCGATCTGGGCGGCCACATCGTCGCGTTCGGCCGTGCCGGCGACCAGCGGTGCGACGTCGATCACGGGGAGCGTCTGTGTGTCATTCATGGTCGAAGAGAGCATGTCATGCGCCGCGCGCGAAGGGCGAGCGGATGTCCGAAAGAAACTGCTGCGCGCGCGGATGCTGCGGCCGGTTGAAAAAGTCGTCGGGCGTGGCGCGTTCGAGCACCTTGCCCTCGTCCATGAAGATCACGCGGTCGGCCACCTCGCGCGCAAAGCCCATCTCGTGCGTGACGCACACCATGGTCATGCCGTCGCGCGTGAGGTCGCGCATCACGAGCAGCACTTCGCCGACCATCTCGGGATCGAGCGCGCTGGTGGGTTCGTCGAACAGCATCAGCGGCGGCTGCATGGCGAGTGCGCGCGCAATCGCCACGCGCTGTTGCTGGCCGCCCGACAGCTCGCTGGGCCATGCATTGGCCTTGTGCGCGAGGCCCACGCGCTGCAACAGCGCCATCGCGCGCTCGTCGGC
The Variovorax paradoxus genome window above contains:
- a CDS encoding isopenicillin N synthase family dioxygenase, producing the protein MNDTQTLPVIDVAPLVAGTAERDDVAAQIGAACRAHGFFYATGHGVDAALVQRLEDLSHRFFELPEETKMQWRMALGGRAWRGFFPLGGELTSGRPDWKEGLYLGTELPATHPQVLAKTPVHGPNLFPDVPGFRETILGYMAAVTQLGHRLMEGIALSLGLPAMYFAERYTADPLILFRLFNYPSQPVPEGLDVQWGVGEHTDYGLLTILHQDDVGGLAVHTPGGWIDAPPIAGSFVCNIGDMLDRMTGGLYKSTPHRVKRNTSGRDRLSFPLFFDPNFEARVQRIEGLAGAEALDDSAERWDRANVHAFSGRYGDYLLAKVSKVFPQLRDEVL
- a CDS encoding amino acid ABC transporter ATP-binding protein; amino-acid sequence: MIELQNVNKWYGSYQALVDINETIHKGEVVVACGPSGSGKSTLIRTFNRLEPIQSGRILFEGQDIHAPGTEVNAFRSRIGFVFQQFNLFPHLTVLQNCTMAPMQLRGLSRKEADERAMALLQRVGLAHKANAWPSELSGGQQQRVAIARALAMQPPLMLFDEPTSALDPEMVGEVLLVMRDLTRDGMTMVCVTHEMGFAREVADRVIFMDEGKVLERATPDDFFNRPQHPRAQQFLSDIRSPFARGA